A DNA window from Ostrea edulis chromosome 5, xbOstEdul1.1, whole genome shotgun sequence contains the following coding sequences:
- the LOC130054958 gene encoding uncharacterized protein LOC130054958 codes for MASASEISVQLRESLKNGTLTLRDLDNKKRGSSRSKRRRGKKEDKGTASNVRDSGSAGQELLTQEGAQEMRKNCRRSSKYPKRSIELKNSDISDSQNSQDAEMIVCSLLDVIIDEAYRHCAAIEHSITKDHADALVVGLMSAFNETTIVKCKALQQQTRQIQELMLSAAEETLADLFIIAAHGGLPV; via the exons ATGGCCAGTGCATCGGAG atTTCTGTGCAGTTAAGAGAAAGCTTGAAAAATGGGACTTTGACCCTGAGAGATCTTGACAACAAG AAAAGGGGGTCGTCCAGAAGCAAGAGAAGACGCGGTAAGAAGGAAGATAAGGGGACGGCATCAAATGTAAGGGATTCAGGGAGTGCGGGTCAGGAATTACTGACACAGGAAGGTGCGCAAGAAATGAGAAAAAACTGTCGGAGGTCCTCCAAGTATCCAAAACGAAGTATCGAGCTAAAGAACAGTGACATATCCGACAGTCAGAACAGCCAAGACGCTGAAAtg ATAGTGTGCAGTCTGCTGGACGTCATCATTGACGAAGCTTACAGACACTGTGCTGCTATTGAACATAG TATCACTAAAGACCATGCTGACGCCTTGGTTGTTGGACTGATGTCAGCCTTTAATGAGACAACAATAGTCAAATGTAAGGCACTCCAACAACAAACAAGACAAATACAAGAG TTGATGCTCAGCGCAGCAGAAGAAACTCTGGCTGACCTGTTTATTATTGCAGCTCATGGTGGTTTGCCTGTGTAA